In a single window of the Pseudochaenichthys georgianus chromosome 16, fPseGeo1.2, whole genome shotgun sequence genome:
- the syngap1b gene encoding synaptic Ras GTPase activating protein 1b isoform X7: MEIPPSAPIQPFRQSSFLSRRLKGSIKRAKSQPKLDRTSSFRHMILPRFRSADQDRTRLMQSFKESHSHESLLSPSSAAEALDLTLDEDAVIKPVHSSILGQEYCFEVTTASGTKCFACRSAAERDKWIENLQRAVKPNKDNSRRVDNVLKLWIIEARELPAKKRYYCELCLDDMLYARTTSKPRTDTVFWGEHFEFNNLPAVRNLRLHLYKETDKKRRKEKSTYLGLVSIPISSITGRQFVEQWYPLIQPSVLTKGAGGGGGKIINASLRLKSRFQTMNILPMELYKEFAEYVTNNYRTLCAVLEPVLSVKSKEEVASALVHILQSTGKAKDFLSDMAMCEVDRFIDREHLIFRENTLATKAIEEYLKLIGHKYLKDAIGEFIRALYESEENCEVDPMRTPPSVLPDHQANLRMCCELALCKIVNSHCVFPRELKEVFASWRVRCAERGREDIADRLISGSLFLRFLCPAIMSPSLFNLTQEYPDEQTSRTLTLIAKVVQNLANFSKFGNKEEYMGFMNEFLEMEWGSMQQFLYEISNLDSVSNAGGFEGYIDLGRELSILHSLLWEVIAQLSKISPLFTQDFTKDAIIKLGPLPRLLNDISMALRNPHLQRQPSHQTDRVVERQADRLLSRPSFNRGISSEFQNLMMRDLNSSIDITRLPSPTSTGGVMPSRSQMNFQDRNHLHRVPSKDMFYVSRPPLARSSPAYCTSSSDITEPDPKASIAGMGSFGGLSSGGGGGLGSGLSSQLRAGGRLSAGSGGSSMSGGLRLSQLSQMGNTTDSLSQQQQQQAAAMRYPLSFQNPLFHLATADGPQQQQLHHQHSRAPPPAPLLLTPEPDPSHPNYMPQFAHGGFSRSEDLSTLRTRDGHLGQPSIIHSHSYSDDYSRADYGRRQISVHAQDNLQPQQQVMGIANQTGTSHSSLAATPPTTVLPMRQSSVAPPPTQRVRSQTSHQLSVSAAAAPAALAKTRPPSGNLLQSPETGYAGRQHGPRQLSVKDNTAPGLPHQQSSVRENQSPQGTTTQSAQQSPQQQSQHLLKPTMSKQGSQTPSTPNPPTPANERTVAWVSNMPHLSADIESSRIDREEFKLKEYSKSMDESRMDRVKEYEEEITSLKGRLVMSHQKLEEYERRLLTQEQQTNKILLQYQNRLDDSERKLRAQQVEKDSQIKGIISRLMAVEDEIRGGPMIETKTRIFPDQENQLSSLGYADPGVRTEGGGGGGGGEEGGGGGGGGGGGALTDDQGLRVSSSDISSDSSPHNGVLPQTVDPPSLPTPHQHPSQNGELPGNQTSSPMTTSQATGTTATAATVIAEEGGVGQTQH, encoded by the exons GTGACTACGGCATCGGGAACCAAGTGCTTTGCGTGTCGCTCAGCTGCAGAGAGAGACAAATGGATCGagaacctgcagagagctgtcaAGCCCAACAAG GACAACAGCAGGAGGGTGGACAATGTGCTCAAACTGTGGATCATCGAGGCCCGCGAGCTTCCAGCCAAGAAACGCTACTACTGCGAACTTTGTCTGGACGACATGCTGTACGCACGCACCACCAGCAAACCCCGCACCGACACCGTTTTCTGGGGCGAGCACTTTGAGTTCAACAACCTGCCAGCTGTCCGCAACCTACGCCTTCATCTATACAAggagacagacaagaagagacgCAAG GAAAAGAGCACATACTTAGGACTGGTCAGCATCCCCATCTCGAGCATCACTGGACGTCAGTTTGTGGAGCAGTGGTACCCGCTCATCCAGCCCAGCGTCCTCACAAAGGGAGCCGGTGGGGGGGGCGGGAAGATCATCAACGCATCCCTACGCCTCAAATCACGCTTCCAGACCATGAACATCCTGCCCATGGAGCTGTATAAGGAGTTTGCAGAGTACGTCACCAATAACTACCGCACCCTGTGTGCTGTGCTGGAGCCCGTGCTGAGTGTGAAGAGCAAAGAGGAAGTGGCCTCTGCGTTGGTGCATATACTGCAGAGCACAGGGAAAGCTAAG GACTTCCTGTCAGACATGGCGATGTGCGAGGTAGACAGATTCATCGACCGAGAACACCTTATCTTCAGAGAGAACACTCTGGCCACCAAAGCCATAGAAGAGTACCTCAAACTGATCGGACATAAGTACCTCAAGGACGCTATAG GGGAGTTCATAAGGGCCTTGTATGAGTCAGAGGAAAATTGCGAAGTGGACCCCATGAGAACCCCACCCTCCGTGCTCCCAGACCACCAAGCCAATCTCCGAATGTGCTGTGAACTAGCACTCTGCAAGATCGTTAACTCCCATTG TGTTTTCCCTCGAGAGCTAAAGGAAGTGTTTGCCTCGTGGAGAGTGCGTTGTGCAGAGAGAGGTCGGGAAGACATCGCTGACCGTCTCATCAGTGGTTCTCTCTTCTTGCGCTTCCTGTGTCCTGCCATCATGTCCCCATCGCTCTTCAACCTCACCCAGGAGTATCCCGATGAACAGACGTCTCGCACACTCACCCTTATCGCCAAAGTAGTGCAAAACCTGGCTAACTTCTCCAA GTTTGGCAATAAAGAAGAGTACATGGGTTTCATGAATGAGTTTTTAGAGATGGAGTGGGGCTCCATGCAGCAGTTTCTGTATGAGATCTCCAACCTGGACAGTGTGAGCAATGCGGGCGGCTTTGAGGGATACATCGACCTGGGCAGGGAGCTGTCCATCCTGCACAGCCTCCTCTGGGAGGTCATCGCTCAGCTCAGCAAG ATTTCTCCTCTTTTTACACAAGATTTCACTAAG GATGCCATCATCAAACTGGGTCCTTTGCCCCGCCTCCTGAATGACATCAGTATGGCCTTGCGTAACCCTCACCTCCAGAGGCAGCCCAGCCATCAGACAGACAGGGTGGTGGAGCGGCAGGCCGACAGGCTGCTGTCCCGGCCCAGCTTCAACAGGGGCATCTCGTCCGAGTTCCAAAATCTCATGATGAGGGATCTGAATAG CTCTATAGATATCACTCGCTTGCCTTCCCCCACCTCCACCGGAGGGGTCATGCCATCCCGCTCCCAGATGAATTTCCAGGACCGTAACCACCTCCATCGAGTGCCCTCCAAAGACATGTTTTACGTATCCCGTCCCCCCCTGGCCCGATCCAGCCCGGCCTACTGCACGAGCAGCTCGGACATCACAGAACCAGACCCTAAG GCCTCCATCGCCGGCATGGGCAGCTTCGGAGGGCTGAGCAGCGGAGGCGGTGGCGGCCTGGGGTCCGGCCTGAGCAGCCAGCTGCGGGCCGGTGGGAGGTTGTCAGCTGGCTCTGGCGGCTCCAGCATGTCCGGCGGCCTCCGGCTGAGCCAGCTGAGCCAGATGGGCAACACCACCGACTCGCTAtcccagcagcagcaacagcaggccGCCGCCATGCGCTACCCGCTTTCCTTCCAGAATCCCCTCTTTCATCTGGCGACTGCTGACGGGCCCCAGCAGCAACAGCTCCACCACCAGCACAGCCGGGCTCCACCTCCAGCGCCGCTGCTCCTGACCCCAGAGCCCGACCCCTCTCACCCGAACTACATGCCACAGTTCGCCCATGGGGGGTTCTCTCGCAGCGAGGACCTGTCCACCCTCAGGACCAGGGACGGTCACCTGGGCCAACCCAGCATCATCCACTCTCACAGCTACAGCGACGACTACAGCAGGGCCGACTACGGACGCAGGCAGATATCCGTGCATGCGCAG GATAACCTCCAACCACAACAACAAGTGATGGGTATAGCCAACCAGACAGGAACCTCCCACTCCTCCCTGGCCGCCACGCCCCCCACCACAGTCCTACCCATGCGCCAGAGTTCTGTGGCCCCGCCTCCCACCCAGCGCGTCAGGTCCCAGACATCCCACCAGCTGTCCGTCAGTGCGGCAGCTGCACCTGCTGCTCTGGCAAAGACTCGGCCACCGAGCGGGAACCTCCTCCAGTCGCCGGAGACGGGCTACGCCGGCAGGCAGCACGGGCCCCGGCAGCTGTCCGTCAAAGACAACACCGCCCCGGGCCTGCCTCACCAGCAGAGCTCTGTCAGGGAGAACCAGAGTCCGCAGGGAACCACCACTCAGAGCGCTCAACAGTCACCACAGCAACAGTCTCAGCACCTGCTCAAACCCACCATGAGCAAACAG GGCTCCCAGACTCCATCCACTCCCAATCCCCCGACCCCAGCCAATGAGCGAACAGTGGCCTGGGTCTCCAACATGCCTCATCTGTCGGCTGACATTGAAAGTTCGCGGATTGACCGTGAAGAATTCAAACTGAAGGAGTACTCAAAGAGCATGGATGAGTCACGCATGGACAGG GTAAAGGAGTACGAGGAGGAGATCACCTCCCTGAAGGGCCGCCTGGTGATGTCCCACCAAAAGCTGGAGGAGTACGAGCGGAGGCTCCTCACGCAGGAGCAGCAGACCAATAAGATCCTCCTTCAGTACCAAAATCGACTGGATGACAGTGAGAGGAAGCTACGGGCACAGCAAGTGGAGAAAGACTCCCAAATTAAAGGAATAATTAGCAG ACTCATGGCTGTGGAGGATGAGATAAGGGGAGGACCCATGATTGAGACAAAAACCAGGATTTTCCCTGATCAG GAAAACCAGCTTTCCTCCCTGGGTTACGCAGACCCCGGTGTGAGAACTGAAGGTggagggggaggtggaggaggagaagaaggaggaggaggaggaggaggaggaggaggaggagcgctAACCGACGATCAAGGCCTCCGAGTTTCTTCCTCGGACATTTCCTCTGACAGCTCGCCCCACAATGGAGTCCTCCCCCAAACTGTAGACCCTCCCTCTCTACCCACTCCTCATCAACATCCTAGTCAGAATGGAGAGCTCCCTGGCAACCAAACATCCTCCCCCATGACAACCTCACAGGCAACTGGAACCACGGCAACAGCAGCTACAGTCATAGCAGAAGAAGGGGGAGTAGGTCAAACACAACACTGA